Below is a window of Rhodamnia argentea isolate NSW1041297 chromosome 11, ASM2092103v1, whole genome shotgun sequence DNA.
TCCCAGAGCAAGCGCGATTTAACCGTTGGCGATGACCCACTACAATATCAGATTCAGACACCCACTGCATAACGAAACGCGCAGGCAGACACCCAGAAATCCATTCAGTGCTGAGCTAATACTCCAAGCAACCACCATGAAAAGGAAGTACAAATTCATGCCTGTAAGAAGAGAGCAAGGAATGCCCGAAAAGAGGGACCCGAAAGCTCGCGCTTGAAGATGGCCATTCCAGTGTTCGTCTTCTTGCTGATGCGCGAggacccaaaaaagaaacgaaGGGGAAAAGGTTGAAGCGAAAAACAAGCCCAGCCAGGCGGGTTCCCACTACACCACGACTCTTGTAGTGGAAGCCATCATCTTCGGGGCTTTCGGAGGGTAGGAGAGGAAGGGGACGGAGTAATGGCAATAAGACACGAAGCATTAATGCGAGTAGAGTCAAAAGGCGAACGATATTATTTGTTCGTAGCAGGCGCGACTGCCTGAACGCAAGATTTCTTTGACTTGACTTCAAGCTCGTCTAGATTGTCTCTGCGCCTTATGGAACTTCTTGGGAATATCCTACCGTAAGATTGTCCATCCATGGGGTAATTTGGGACAGAAAAAAATGTTCATCCACCTTAAAATCAGCCTTCCAAAAATgccgaatgtttttttttttttttataaccgagttTCTCACGTATATTAAAAATCCATCCATGAGGTAATTTAACTGTTTAAGGCCTAGGCGTCTCACCAACTCATCCGACGCCTCATTGATGTTGGCATTTCTCTAAaatggcccaaaaaaaatttgcaacacacctaaattttttcggaaaccaaaccaaacgcacccttatatatatgaaaagagaattgaTATTTAATGAATATTAATTTATTAGATCATGCTATTTTAATTATCGCACGAAAGATATCGTAAACTTCTTAAAGTTCTTGATAAAATTAGATAAAATTACTCCATCGACAATAATATTTTATGTTAGTTGTATTTTACGTCTCTCGTGTAACAGTTCACAGACCAGTCAATTTGGCCGTGATCCTTTATTTCGAACCAAACGGTGGTTACAGATCCTTACGTAGAAATGCCATTGTCGACACCCTAGCAATTCCCTTCTCTCCTTATTGAGACGAGCCATCAAAGCACATGTAAAGAGTACCCATCAGCACGGGGCTGACTCTGACATATTCGGGTCTTTGATCGACAGCAGGATTTCGATAGCAAATTTCACGTCGGTGTTCATTTCTGATCGAGAGGGATGATAATACTTCTGTGAGGACCGCCATCACGAAATTTACATTCATATCTCGTTTAGAAAGACAAGTGAAAGTTCGATTGTGTAGGCTTTAAAGCGGCATCACCTGGGGGGGGCAGGAGAGCAACTGTAAATGTTAAGCACAACCATTAAAGAAACACATCATGATCTCGGCTGCCCTTTCGTAGGATGAACTGATTAACTTCACAAAAACTGGTGCTTTAGCATCCGATTGACATCAAATCGCTGATCCCGTTGATCCTCATGCAGCGATGCAACTGCTTAACCGTGGATTGTATCGCACAGGCTTGCGGATGCGACTCGTCCCCAGCAATAAATCTACAGGATCTGTTGTTGACATTGACAGTGCTGTAACCGGCCATTACACCGATCCCTCTCTCTTTTGCCAATCTCCTCATCCTCGCAGCATCACTCCACAAACCACACGCAGCATACATGCTCGACGCGAGCATGTAGTTTGCTGAGTTCGACGGTTCCAACTCGAGAATCCGAGGAACGACGTCCTTGCCCATATCTTTGTTTGCGAAGCTTTTAGAAGCGCTCAATAGTGCCCCCCAAACACTGGCCTTGGATGCCAATACTTCGGGCATCTCTTTGATCAAGTCTATGGCTTTATCGAACTTTCCTGCTCGACTTAACATGTCTACCACGCACGAATAGTGTTCTACCCCTTGGTGGAGATCGTACTCATCAACCATCGATTCGAAGAAGGAAAGCCCCTCTTTGACGAAACCCCCATGGCTACAAGCCGATAAAACAGAAAGGGCAGTCACTTCATTGGGCTTAATGTTGTGCAGCTTCATCTCGGCAAGCAAAGTTAGGGCTTCACGTGCAAGGCCATTCATGCCATACCCAGCTACCATGGCGCTCCATGAGAGGACATTCTTGTCGGAAATTTGGTCAAAACTCTTTCTTGCCAATTCTATTGTGCCACATTTTGAGTACATATCGACAATGGCAGTTCCAACAGCTACTTCTGGTGCCAGGCATGTCCGGATTGCTATTCCATGGGCAGACTTTGACCTTTTCAGTTCGGCCGAAACTGAACAAGCCTCGAGCAAATTGATGATGGTGATTGCATTCGGCTTCTTTTGAGCATGTATCATCTCGTTGAACACTCTGACAGCCTCGTCAGGCTCCCCATTGTAGGTGAGCCCGGAAATCATTGTGCTCCATGAAACAGTGTCTTTTTTATCCATGCTGTTGAAAAGGTCCCAGGCAATCTCTATCCTACCAcattttatatatgcatcaatCAGAGAGTTATGCAGAAAGTCATTCGATTCGTATCCTTTCCGAAAAACTAGACAGTGTACTGACTTGCACCAGGAAAGATTCACGTAATACTTGCATGTTTGAAGGACATTCACAAGAGTCACTTCATCTGCCTCAATCTCATCCTT
It encodes the following:
- the LOC115735615 gene encoding pentatricopeptide repeat-containing protein At2g17210; the encoded protein is MGSHFDRSFTRITGTISRVKELFCNGSWHEALVHFNEAKRAGVEITQPSVINSVVKASSKLSNKHGKSIHGWVLKQGLDTFSSVGNSILDSYMKCRDLDSAMGIFRSMRSRDSVSWNVIIHWFLDQRDLGRGLWWFRRARVDGFEPTVATLVLLLQVCRSTWLMNQLFELHGYITKSGFWGSVPVQNSLLGAYTGFDMERAEDMFDEMLERDVISWSVMIAGYVHNEEADLGLRMFVKMVSVAKIDPDEVTLVSVLKACTSIQSMIVGRMAHGFVLGKGLDADSFVENSLIDMYCKCGDVDSAFRVFSHMTWANLVSWNSIVSGCVLNEKYSEALSVFRSMGKDEIEADEVTLVNVLQTCKYYVNLSWCKSVHCLVFRKGYESNDFLHNSLIDAYIKCGRIEIAWDLFNSMDKKDTVSWSTMISGLTYNGEPDEAVRVFNEMIHAQKKPNAITIINLLEACSVSAELKRSKSAHGIAIRTCLAPEVAVGTAIVDMYSKCGTIELARKSFDQISDKNVLSWSAMVAGYGMNGLAREALTLLAEMKLHNIKPNEVTALSVLSACSHGGFVKEGLSFFESMVDEYDLHQGVEHYSCVVDMLSRAGKFDKAIDLIKEMPEVLASKASVWGALLSASKSFANKDMGKDVVPRILELEPSNSANYMLASSMYAACGLWSDAARMRRLAKERGIGVMAGYSTVNVNNRSCRFIAGDESHPQACAIQSTVKQLHRCMRINGISDLMSIGC